One Fusobacterium ulcerans DNA segment encodes these proteins:
- a CDS encoding Fic family protein, with translation MKLKGGIYNLVQVKFAYNSNHIEGSKLSEEQTRYIYETHSIISNEEEALSLNDINETLNHFRCFDYILENVNILNEELIKELHKILKTNTSDSMKEWFKVGDYKLKSNVVGDKKTTPPKKVKGEVQKLLSDYNEKKNITFDDIIDFHYRFESIHPFQDGNGRVGRLIMFKECLKHNIIPFIIDEKHKVFYYRGLKEYENEREYLGDTCLSAQDDFKKLLSLFEE, from the coding sequence ATGAAACTAAAAGGTGGAATATATAACTTGGTTCAAGTGAAATTTGCTTATAATTCTAATCACATTGAAGGAAGTAAGCTTTCAGAAGAACAAACAAGATATATTTATGAAACACATTCTATTATTTCAAACGAGGAAGAAGCATTATCTTTAAATGATATAAATGAAACCTTAAATCACTTTAGATGTTTTGACTATATATTAGAGAATGTAAATATTTTAAACGAAGAGTTAATAAAAGAGTTACATAAAATTTTAAAGACTAATACTTCTGATAGTATGAAAGAGTGGTTTAAAGTTGGGGATTATAAATTGAAATCTAATGTAGTAGGAGATAAGAAAACTACCCCTCCTAAAAAAGTAAAAGGAGAGGTACAAAAATTATTAAGTGATTATAATGAAAAGAAAAATATAACTTTTGATGATATAATAGATTTTCATTATAGATTTGAAAGCATACATCCATTCCAAGATGGAAATGGTAGAGTAGGAAGATTAATAATGTTTAAAGAGTGCTTAAAACATAATATAATTCCATTTATAATAGATGAGAAACATAAAGTTTTTTATTATAGAGGATTAAAAGAGTATGAAAATGAGAGAGAATATTTGGGAGATACTTGTTTATCTGCACAAGATGACTTTAAAAAGTTGCTGAGTCTTTTTGAAGAATAA
- the rpsI gene encoding 30S ribosomal protein S9 produces the protein MAEMIQYRGTGRRKTSVARVRLIPGGKGIEINGKSMAEYFGGRQILSRIVEQPLVLTETLDKFEVRVNVVGGGNSGQAGAIRHGVARALLLSDETLKAALREAGFLTRDSRMVERKKYGKKKARRSPQFSKR, from the coding sequence GTGGCTGAAATGATTCAATATAGAGGAACTGGTAGAAGAAAAACTTCTGTAGCAAGAGTAAGACTAATTCCTGGAGGAAAAGGAATTGAAATAAATGGAAAATCAATGGCTGAATACTTTGGAGGAAGACAAATTCTTTCTAGAATAGTAGAGCAACCATTAGTTTTAACTGAAACTTTAGACAAATTTGAAGTAAGAGTTAATGTAGTTGGAGGAGGAAACTCTGGACAAGCTGGAGCTATTAGACATGGTGTAGCAAGAGCTTTACTACTTTCTGATGAAACTTTAAAAGCAGCTCTAAGAGAAGCTGGATTCCTAACTAGAGACTCAAGAATGGTAGAAAGAAAGAAATATGGAAAGAAAAAAGCAAGAAGAAGTCCTCAATTCTCAAAAAGATAA
- a CDS encoding phosphate signaling complex PhoU family protein, with protein sequence MKNLQESLEGLNQHYLELLKNLNRVLDVNIEMLYKQKLDSALYGECVVVEDVINAFEVKLKEDSIISIARFQPAAGNLRLLIMLINSARLLERMGDLLKANFKIIKDIEKSSPQVSKYLKETLYPMVLKIKTIYETYISAFINSDEKALYLLLTQDEEIDEMAEKNMTTLIDLMKASPDNVEGGTYLVLLNKKYERFSDHVMHLAVDLVYILKGENLRKLELLEEKKIKK encoded by the coding sequence ATGAAAAACTTGCAAGAAAGTCTTGAAGGACTTAACCAGCACTACTTGGAACTTTTAAAAAACCTTAACAGAGTACTTGATGTAAATATAGAAATGTTGTATAAACAAAAATTAGATTCTGCTCTATATGGTGAATGTGTAGTGGTGGAAGATGTTATAAATGCTTTTGAAGTAAAATTAAAAGAGGATTCTATAATATCAATAGCTAGATTCCAACCAGCAGCTGGAAATTTAAGACTGCTTATTATGCTTATTAATAGTGCTCGTCTTTTAGAGAGAATGGGTGATCTTCTTAAAGCTAATTTTAAAATAATAAAAGATATTGAAAAAAGTTCTCCACAAGTATCAAAATATCTAAAAGAAACTCTTTACCCTATGGTATTAAAAATTAAAACTATCTATGAAACTTATATCTCCGCTTTTATAAATAGTGATGAAAAAGCTCTTTATCTCCTTCTTACACAAGATGAAGAAATTGATGAAATGGCTGAAAAAAATATGACTACTCTTATTGATTTGATGAAAGCTTCTCCAGATAATGTAGAAGGAGGAACTTATTTAGTACTTCTGAATAAAAAATACGAAAGGTTCTCAGATCATGTTATGCATTTGGCAGTTGACCTTGTATATATTTTAAAAGGAGAAAACCTCAGAAAGCTGGAACTTCTTGAAGAAAAGAAAATAAAAAAATAA
- the rplM gene encoding 50S ribosomal protein L13: MKKYTFMQRKEDVVREWHHYDAEGQILGRLAVEVAKKLMGKDKLTFTPHIDGGDFVVVTNVAKIMVTGKKLTDKTYYNHSGFPGGLRERKLGEILDKKPEELLMLAVKRMLPKNKLGREQLTRLRVFAGAEHAHTAQKPVKVEF; encoded by the coding sequence GTGAAAAAGTATACTTTTATGCAAAGAAAAGAAGATGTTGTTAGAGAATGGCATCATTACGACGCAGAAGGACAAATATTAGGTAGATTAGCAGTTGAAGTTGCTAAAAAATTAATGGGTAAAGACAAATTAACTTTCACTCCACACATTGATGGAGGAGATTTTGTAGTAGTTACTAATGTAGCTAAAATAATGGTTACTGGAAAGAAGTTAACTGATAAAACATATTACAATCACTCTGGATTCCCAGGTGGATTAAGAGAAAGAAAACTAGGAGAAATCTTAGATAAGAAACCAGAAGAACTATTAATGCTAGCTGTTAAAAGAATGCTTCCAAAAAATAAATTAGGAAGAGAACAACTAACAAGATTAAGAGTGTTTGCAGGTGCAGAGCATGCACATACAGCACAAAAACCAGTAAAGGTAGAATTTTAA
- a CDS encoding DUF6941 family protein, which produces MAKLKSIVTAYKAQVNPQVSGMVDIFGAFDNLIQPMFPFPMANLSIVLTFSDLERPTMFEVRLNAPDDTLITKGEFGVYLDPFGVGKKILDLEKFLITERGKYTIDIFEKIAEDKVKFIETADLFIADYPPQRRFADEEIAHILAAEGVIKTVKTEFKPVEDAEPVKIQISLDKNAPLEEGHIAIPENDRITVGDKIFDLTGIRRQIEWMFGNPIPKQPEADPEKQEEENVEKTEEK; this is translated from the coding sequence ATGGCAAAATTAAAAAGTATTGTAACTGCATACAAAGCACAAGTAAATCCACAAGTTTCAGGAATGGTAGATATATTTGGAGCTTTTGATAATCTGATTCAACCTATGTTTCCATTTCCAATGGCAAACTTATCAATAGTCTTAACTTTTTCTGATTTAGAAAGACCAACAATGTTTGAAGTAAGATTAAATGCACCTGATGATACATTAATTACAAAAGGAGAATTTGGAGTATACTTAGATCCATTTGGAGTAGGTAAAAAAATACTTGATTTAGAAAAATTCTTAATAACAGAAAGAGGAAAATATACAATAGATATATTTGAAAAAATAGCAGAAGATAAAGTTAAATTTATTGAGACAGCAGATCTATTTATAGCTGACTATCCACCTCAAAGAAGATTTGCTGATGAAGAAATAGCTCATATACTAGCTGCTGAAGGAGTAATCAAAACTGTTAAAACTGAATTTAAACCAGTTGAAGATGCAGAGCCTGTAAAAATTCAAATAAGTCTTGATAAAAATGCTCCATTGGAAGAAGGGCATATTGCTATACCAGAAAATGACAGAATAACTGTTGGAGATAAGATATTTGATCTTACTGGAATAAGAAGACAAATTGAATGGATGTTTGGAAATCCTATTCCTAAACAGCCTGAAGCTGATCCAGAAAAGCAGGAAGAAGAAAATGTTGAAAAAACTGAGGAAAAATAA
- the pstC gene encoding phosphate ABC transporter permease subunit PstC, with the protein MFSIRKVKDSGMRHALFGIGVSNIIIIFLIFLFIFLNGIKFFKHYPLSEFLFGTRWISLSEFYGLLPLLAGSFWVTLVALMISIPVGISTAVYISEYASPKTRTMLKVTIETMSAIPSVVLGFIGLYVLSGPIKNLFNLNSGLTALTGGIMLAFMAIPTIVSIADDSLNALDKSYKEASLALGANKIETIFNVLLPAAFPGIFAGIMLGFGRIIGETLTVLMVTGNSPILALSPLSPVRTLTATIAAEMGEVVQGSTHYYALFAIGIVLFLISFITNSVADNFIQKSRKMN; encoded by the coding sequence ATGTTTTCCATAAGAAAGGTCAAAGATTCAGGTATGAGACATGCCTTATTCGGAATAGGAGTCTCAAATATCATAATCATATTCCTTATTTTTCTTTTTATATTTTTAAATGGAATAAAGTTCTTTAAGCACTATCCTCTATCAGAGTTTCTCTTTGGAACAAGATGGATATCACTTTCAGAGTTTTATGGACTGCTTCCATTACTGGCAGGATCTTTCTGGGTAACATTGGTAGCCCTAATGATTTCTATTCCTGTAGGAATTTCTACAGCAGTATATATCTCAGAATATGCCTCTCCTAAAACAAGAACTATGCTAAAAGTAACGATTGAAACAATGTCTGCAATACCATCAGTTGTTCTTGGATTTATAGGCCTATATGTTCTTTCTGGCCCTATAAAGAATCTATTTAATCTAAACAGTGGTCTTACTGCTCTTACTGGTGGAATAATGCTGGCTTTCATGGCAATTCCTACTATAGTAAGTATTGCTGATGATTCATTAAATGCTCTAGATAAATCATATAAAGAAGCTTCTTTAGCTCTTGGAGCAAATAAGATTGAAACTATATTCAATGTTCTTCTTCCTGCTGCTTTTCCAGGTATATTTGCTGGAATAATGCTGGGATTTGGAAGAATAATTGGGGAAACACTGACAGTTTTAATGGTTACAGGAAACTCACCAATACTTGCACTTTCTCCTCTTTCTCCAGTGAGAACTCTTACAGCTACTATTGCAGCTGAAATGGGAGAAGTAGTTCAGGGAAGCACACACTACTATGCTTTATTTGCAATAGGTATTGTCCTGTTCCTGATAAGTTTTATAACTAACAGTGTGGCAGATAATTTTATACAAAAATCTAGAAAAATGAATTAA
- a CDS encoding response regulator transcription factor → MRILVVEDDKEIQELITYFLTKEGYEVDRASDGLEGLKLLKENKNDLVVLDLMLPNLDGKNFTKIVRDISSEYGEPVIIMLTAKTEIEDVLDGLEIGADDYMKKPFDPRELVLRIKKFLKTTDREIKNEKYRFKDIEIDESRHMVTANGEEVELSKKEYDLLLLLIKNRDLVITRERILDKVWNSNYYTGDRTVDVYISKLRDKIPELSGCIKTVKGVGYKLEEKK, encoded by the coding sequence ATGAGAATTCTAGTTGTAGAAGACGATAAAGAGATACAGGAACTGATAACATATTTTTTAACAAAAGAAGGATATGAAGTAGATAGAGCCTCTGATGGATTAGAAGGACTAAAGCTTTTAAAAGAAAATAAAAATGATTTAGTTGTCCTAGATTTGATGCTGCCTAATTTAGATGGAAAAAACTTTACAAAGATAGTGAGAGATATATCTTCTGAATATGGAGAACCAGTGATAATAATGCTTACTGCCAAAACAGAGATAGAAGATGTATTAGATGGACTGGAAATAGGGGCAGATGACTATATGAAAAAACCTTTTGACCCTAGAGAACTTGTTTTGAGAATAAAAAAGTTCCTTAAAACAACAGATAGAGAAATAAAAAATGAAAAATATAGATTTAAAGATATAGAAATTGATGAAAGCAGGCATATGGTAACAGCTAATGGAGAAGAGGTAGAACTTTCTAAAAAAGAATATGATTTGCTTTTACTTCTCATAAAAAACAGAGATCTGGTTATTACAAGGGAAAGAATACTGGATAAAGTTTGGAACAGCAACTACTATACAGGAGACAGAACTGTGGATGTGTATATATCAAAACTGAGGGATAAAATCCCTGAACTATCTGGATGTATAAAGACAGTGAAAGGAGTGGGATACAAATTAGAAGAAAAGAAATAA
- the pstB gene encoding phosphate ABC transporter ATP-binding protein PstB encodes MSNEDIRILVKDFNFYYGSFQALKNINMEIKRNKVTALIGPSGCGKSTFLRSINRMNDLITGAKYEGEILFDGKNIFDKDYDIVELRKNIGMVFQKPNPFPKTIYENLVYAPKLHGEKDKDKLEEIVESSLKSVALWNEVKDKLHQSSLGLSGGQQQRLCIARAISVSPEILLMDEPTSALDPISTAKIEELIRQLEKQYSIIIVTHNMQQASRISEYTGFFYQGVLEEFDKTEIIFTAPNNKKTEDYITGKFG; translated from the coding sequence ATGAGTAACGAAGATATCAGAATACTGGTAAAAGATTTCAATTTCTATTATGGCAGTTTTCAGGCTCTAAAAAATATAAATATGGAAATCAAAAGAAATAAAGTAACTGCACTTATAGGTCCATCAGGATGTGGTAAATCAACTTTTTTAAGATCAATAAACAGGATGAATGACCTAATCACTGGTGCAAAATATGAAGGAGAAATCCTATTTGATGGAAAAAATATTTTTGATAAAGATTATGATATAGTTGAACTTAGAAAAAATATTGGAATGGTATTTCAAAAACCAAATCCATTCCCTAAAACAATATATGAAAATCTTGTATATGCTCCTAAACTTCATGGAGAAAAGGACAAAGATAAACTTGAAGAGATTGTTGAAAGCTCTTTAAAGTCTGTTGCTCTATGGAATGAGGTAAAAGATAAACTTCATCAGTCATCTCTTGGACTTTCTGGAGGACAGCAGCAGAGATTGTGTATAGCCAGAGCTATCTCAGTAAGTCCTGAAATACTTTTGATGGACGAGCCCACATCAGCTCTCGACCCAATTTCAACAGCTAAAATAGAAGAACTTATCAGACAGCTTGAAAAACAATACAGCATAATTATTGTTACACACAATATGCAACAGGCTTCCAGAATATCAGAATATACTGGATTTTTCTATCAGGGAGTGTTGGAAGAATTTGACAAGACAGAAATAATATTTACAGCTCCAAACAACAAAAAAACAGAGGATTATATTACAGGAAAATTTGGATAA
- a CDS encoding sensor histidine kinase — translation MILIIEGIFIGLNSTILSNLYQQRMKQNLKQDNILIKRLAEDYRHDKYKDVFSESDLRFTMIDYDGNVVFDSKNVDREEHMDNHLKREEVQEAINGEEGFAIRKSKTLGYQLAYYTTSFTNDFGEKYIIRTSSDYSKEIRQIREFLLVQIMFFLALNFAIHFFYKNYIKRDFYNKIKKMKRFLEVGEKEKINYLKEEKWFFEFWDILKEWQGRNLKNIERLERERKTLSLVVSSVDIFIGLLNNEGKFVVKNDVLSYLVDSTREKYLECIRYIEIIDIIKKGINEKTNVKEEIYVQGLKRYFIVTLKQLEFSNQVLITIKDITSTRKAVEVQKNFISNVSHELKTPLTNIKGYLIALEDAPDPMREKFLSVIKSNVEKLENIVLDFLNISKIENSNILNVTQVSIEKIKNNIHSTMEMLLKKKNASIEYEIDVLDENNYIRVDFDKITMILKNLIENGIIYNKSETPEIKVKISEGQDRYNFSVSDNGIGIPAAEQYKVFERFYRVDRARTSNLGGTGLGLAIVKSLIEKYGGKISVVSEEGKGTTFEFYISK, via the coding sequence ATGATATTGATTATAGAAGGGATATTTATCGGCCTCAATTCAACTATTCTTTCAAATCTTTATCAACAGAGAATGAAGCAGAATTTAAAACAGGATAATATCTTAATTAAGAGGCTGGCAGAAGATTATAGACATGACAAGTACAAAGATGTATTTTCAGAAAGTGATCTTAGATTTACAATGATAGACTATGATGGCAATGTTGTATTTGACTCTAAAAATGTGGACAGAGAAGAACATATGGACAACCATTTGAAAAGAGAAGAAGTGCAGGAGGCTATCAATGGAGAAGAAGGATTTGCTATTAGAAAAAGCAAAACTTTAGGATATCAGCTTGCTTATTATACAACAAGCTTTACAAATGATTTTGGTGAAAAGTATATAATAAGAACATCCAGTGATTATTCAAAGGAAATCAGACAGATAAGAGAGTTTTTATTAGTTCAGATAATGTTTTTTCTTGCACTGAATTTTGCTATTCATTTTTTCTATAAGAACTATATTAAGAGAGATTTTTACAATAAGATTAAAAAGATGAAAAGATTTCTGGAAGTTGGAGAAAAGGAAAAAATCAACTATCTTAAAGAGGAAAAATGGTTTTTTGAATTTTGGGATATTTTGAAAGAGTGGCAGGGAAGAAACCTGAAAAATATTGAGAGATTAGAGAGAGAAAGGAAAACACTGTCTTTAGTGGTATCATCAGTGGATATTTTTATAGGATTATTAAACAATGAAGGAAAGTTTGTTGTAAAGAATGATGTGCTCAGCTATCTTGTAGACTCAACTAGAGAGAAATATTTAGAATGTATAAGATATATAGAAATAATAGATATAATAAAAAAAGGTATCAATGAAAAAACAAATGTAAAAGAAGAAATTTATGTGCAGGGATTAAAAAGATATTTTATAGTTACATTGAAACAGTTAGAATTTAGTAATCAGGTTCTCATTACTATAAAAGACATCACAAGTACGAGAAAAGCAGTTGAAGTTCAGAAAAACTTTATCAGCAATGTAAGTCATGAATTAAAAACTCCCCTCACTAATATAAAAGGATATCTGATAGCTCTTGAAGATGCCCCAGATCCTATGAGGGAAAAGTTTTTAAGTGTGATTAAAAGCAATGTGGAAAAACTGGAAAATATAGTGTTGGATTTCCTGAACATATCAAAAATTGAAAATTCAAATATATTAAATGTAACACAGGTAAGCATTGAAAAAATAAAAAATAATATTCATTCAACTATGGAAATGCTTCTTAAAAAGAAAAATGCTTCTATTGAATATGAAATAGATGTGTTAGATGAAAATAATTATATAAGAGTTGATTTTGATAAAATAACAATGATATTAAAGAATCTTATTGAAAATGGAATTATATATAACAAGTCTGAAACTCCTGAGATAAAAGTAAAAATATCAGAAGGGCAGGACAGATATAATTTTTCTGTTTCAGATAATGGAATAGGAATACCAGCAGCTGAGCAATATAAAGTTTTTGAAAGATTTTATAGAGTGGACAGAGCAAGAACAAGTAATCTTGGCGGAACAGGATTAGGTCTTGCAATTGTAAAAAGCCTTATAGAGAAATACGGTGGAAAGATATCTGTAGTTTCAGAGGAAGGAAAAGGAACGACATTTGAATTTTACATTTCCAAATAA
- a CDS encoding PstS family phosphate ABC transporter substrate-binding protein, giving the protein MKKSFLKKGLIAALIVMGGMGLGQKAEARSSVVQVKGSDTILNASQAIAEKFMSENKGARIAVTGGGSGVGISALINKTTDIAMASRNIKDKEIEQAKAKGINVDEIVVGFDGITIIANKSNPIKDIDDKTLGKVFRGEITNWKELGGDDAEIVVLSRDSSSGTHEFFKEHIIREGNSKGTQEYGAKTLYMPSNEAIKQEVKANKYAVGYIGMGYMDSSVEAVTVDGVAATPENVLNKTYPIAREVFWYADSAREGVVKSLVDYAISPKGQEIIKNEGFVPVK; this is encoded by the coding sequence ATGAAAAAAAGTTTTTTAAAGAAGGGTTTAATAGCAGCTTTAATAGTTATGGGAGGTATGGGATTAGGACAAAAGGCTGAAGCAAGATCAAGTGTTGTACAGGTAAAAGGATCAGATACTATATTAAATGCTTCACAAGCTATAGCAGAAAAATTTATGAGTGAGAACAAAGGAGCAAGAATAGCAGTAACTGGTGGAGGATCAGGAGTAGGAATATCAGCTTTGATAAACAAAACTACTGATATAGCAATGGCATCAAGAAATATTAAAGACAAAGAGATTGAACAGGCTAAGGCTAAAGGAATAAATGTAGATGAAATAGTAGTTGGATTTGATGGAATTACAATCATAGCTAATAAGAGCAATCCAATAAAAGATATTGATGATAAAACTCTGGGAAAAGTATTCAGAGGGGAAATCACTAACTGGAAAGAATTAGGTGGAGATGATGCAGAAATAGTGGTTCTGTCAAGAGATTCTTCATCAGGAACACATGAATTTTTTAAAGAACATATAATCAGAGAAGGAAACTCTAAAGGAACTCAGGAATATGGAGCTAAAACTTTGTATATGCCTTCTAACGAAGCAATAAAACAAGAAGTAAAAGCTAATAAATATGCTGTAGGATACATTGGTATGGGATATATGGATTCATCAGTGGAAGCTGTAACAGTAGATGGTGTAGCAGCTACTCCAGAAAATGTTCTGAATAAAACATATCCAATAGCTAGAGAAGTTTTCTGGTATGCTGACAGTGCTAGAGAGGGAGTTGTAAAAAGCCTAGTTGATTATGCAATATCTCCAAAGGGACAGGAAATAATCAAAAATGAAGGATTTGTACCTGTAAAATAG
- a CDS encoding flavocytochrome c — translation MGKIRSILLVVFMMILSAFSFSYEPGSYKGEAAGYGGKVEVEVTVSKDRIENIKVLPNKETPFISSVAIERIPAMVLEKQSLGVDTVAGATVSSRGVLTAITNAVKAAGGDVRELRKRVPAPEIKKGNREYIADVVVIGGGGAGLAAATSAKQNGASVILIEKMPRLGGNTVLAGGAYNAVDTKRQKAQGIEDSVDLHYQHTYEGGDKKGNPKLVRILVENAYPALEWLESLGVTFKDEVFTVLGALYPRSHKPTTPVGTGMIIAHKDFAEQNGIMIFYETEAKDFIVKDGKVAGVEAEDAKNKIVFNAKKAVILATGGFAGDVEYRQQFNSNLTENILTTNHPGGDGSGVKMAEKIGAKLIGMEDIQLLPMGDPVTGSLSGNIETTVEDRIFVNKDGRRFVAEDERRDVMTNALFKQKDAYMWVIVDSKVYPTLETKNNFNEPIGDLIKAGRAVKADTLDELAEKIGVPADTLKKTIADYNKCVDAKKDPFGRKLFGIKFDKAPYYAGPRIPTVHHTMGGVEINEKAQVINTKGNPIPGLYAAGEVTGGIHGTNRLGGNALTDITVFGRIAGENAAKEK, via the coding sequence ATGGGAAAGATAAGAAGTATTTTATTAGTTGTATTTATGATGATTCTTTCAGCCTTTTCATTTTCTTATGAGCCAGGAAGCTATAAAGGGGAAGCTGCTGGTTATGGGGGAAAAGTAGAGGTAGAAGTAACTGTGTCAAAGGATAGAATAGAGAATATAAAAGTTCTTCCTAACAAAGAGACGCCATTTATATCAAGTGTGGCAATTGAAAGAATACCAGCAATGGTATTGGAGAAACAAAGCCTTGGTGTAGATACAGTAGCAGGAGCTACTGTGAGCAGCAGAGGAGTTCTTACTGCTATTACTAATGCAGTGAAAGCAGCTGGAGGAGATGTAAGAGAACTTAGAAAAAGAGTTCCAGCTCCAGAAATCAAAAAAGGAAACAGAGAATATATTGCTGATGTTGTAGTTATTGGTGGTGGAGGAGCAGGACTTGCTGCTGCTACTTCAGCTAAACAAAATGGAGCAAGTGTTATACTTATAGAAAAAATGCCTAGATTAGGTGGAAATACAGTACTGGCAGGGGGAGCATATAATGCTGTAGACACTAAAAGACAAAAAGCTCAAGGAATAGAGGATTCTGTAGATCTTCACTATCAACATACATATGAAGGTGGAGATAAGAAAGGAAATCCAAAACTTGTAAGAATACTTGTTGAAAATGCTTATCCAGCATTAGAGTGGTTAGAAAGTTTGGGAGTAACTTTCAAAGATGAAGTGTTTACAGTATTGGGAGCTCTTTATCCAAGAAGTCATAAACCAACTACACCAGTTGGAACTGGAATGATTATTGCTCATAAAGATTTTGCTGAACAAAATGGAATAATGATTTTCTATGAAACTGAAGCAAAAGATTTTATTGTAAAAGATGGAAAAGTAGCTGGAGTAGAAGCTGAAGATGCAAAAAATAAAATTGTATTTAATGCTAAAAAAGCTGTAATTCTTGCAACTGGAGGATTTGCTGGAGATGTAGAATATAGACAGCAGTTCAATTCTAATTTGACAGAAAATATTCTTACAACTAATCACCCTGGTGGAGATGGATCAGGAGTGAAAATGGCTGAGAAAATAGGAGCTAAATTAATAGGGATGGAAGATATTCAACTTCTTCCTATGGGAGATCCTGTGACTGGAAGTTTAAGTGGAAATATAGAAACTACTGTTGAAGACAGAATATTTGTAAATAAAGATGGAAGACGTTTTGTGGCAGAAGATGAGAGAAGAGATGTTATGACAAATGCTCTTTTCAAACAGAAAGATGCCTATATGTGGGTAATAGTAGATTCAAAAGTTTATCCTACATTAGAAACTAAAAATAATTTTAATGAACCTATTGGAGATTTAATAAAAGCTGGAAGAGCTGTGAAGGCAGATACATTAGATGAACTTGCAGAGAAAATAGGAGTTCCTGCTGATACTCTTAAAAAGACTATTGCAGACTATAATAAATGTGTAGATGCTAAAAAAGATCCATTTGGAAGAAAACTTTTTGGTATAAAATTTGATAAAGCACCTTATTATGCAGGGCCACGTATTCCTACTGTACACCATACTATGGGTGGAGTAGAAATCAATGAGAAAGCTCAGGTAATAAATACTAAAGGGAATCCAATTCCTGGACTGTATGCAGCTGGAGAAGTAACTGGAGGAATCCATGGAACTAACAGACTTGGTGGAAACGCTTTAACAGATATAACTGTATTTGGTAGAATAGCTGGAGAAAATGCAGCTAAAGAGAAATAA
- the pstA gene encoding phosphate ABC transporter permease PstA has protein sequence MLIIKKNGEKIFENIIKAIGIISILPVFLIIGYIIYKGIPAISWEFLTEMPRNGMREGGIFPAIIGTIYLTIGTIVVSVPFGIFTGIYLVEYAKDNLLTRIINLTIINLAGIPSIIYGLFGMALFVIFLGFGVSIISGSLTLGIMCLPVIITSTRESLLAIPNHLREASLALGATKWETITKVVLPAALPGILTGVILSISRAAGETAPIMFTAVAFYLPFLPETPWDQVMALPYHLYVISTQVPNMPVSYMNGTLFVLVVITISFNLIGAVIRQKFNNK, from the coding sequence ATGCTTATAATTAAAAAAAATGGAGAAAAAATATTTGAAAATATAATAAAAGCAATTGGAATAATTTCTATACTCCCTGTCTTTCTGATTATTGGATATATAATATATAAAGGTATCCCAGCTATTTCTTGGGAATTTCTTACTGAAATGCCCAGAAATGGAATGAGAGAGGGAGGAATCTTTCCAGCTATTATAGGTACAATCTACCTAACTATTGGTACTATTGTTGTTTCAGTTCCCTTCGGAATCTTTACAGGAATATATCTTGTAGAATATGCAAAGGATAATCTTCTTACAAGGATAATAAACCTTACAATCATTAACCTTGCAGGAATACCAAGTATAATATATGGACTTTTTGGAATGGCTCTTTTCGTAATATTTCTGGGATTTGGTGTTTCTATAATCTCTGGTTCTCTTACTCTGGGAATTATGTGTCTCCCTGTAATTATCACTTCTACAAGAGAATCTTTGCTGGCTATTCCTAATCATCTGAGAGAAGCTTCTCTAGCTCTTGGAGCTACAAAATGGGAAACTATTACTAAAGTAGTTCTTCCTGCCGCTCTTCCTGGAATACTTACAGGAGTTATTTTAAGTATATCCAGAGCAGCTGGGGAGACAGCTCCTATAATGTTTACAGCAGTGGCGTTCTATCTTCCTTTTCTCCCAGAAACACCTTGGGATCAGGTAATGGCTCTGCCGTATCACTTATATGTAATCTCTACACAGGTTCCTAATATGCCGGTAAGTTATATGAATGGTACTCTTTTCGTTCTTGTGGTAATAACTATCAGCTTCAATTTGATCGGAGCTGTAATCAGACAGAAATTTAACAACAAATAA